Genomic window (Desulfuromonas sp.):
TGGGGTTGGTCGAAGGCATTTCTAGAGTATGAATGCACTTCTAACTTAAGGAGATGGCCCAGTCCCACCTGTCGTTTATCGGCGTGGGCCTCTGATCTGACCGCATTAGCTGCAGCTTCAATGTCACCTACTAGGACGACTTGCTTAACTCCACGTGTGATTGCGGTATATATCAAGGATCGATCGAGAAGGTTTCCCTTTCTGATCGGAATAATGACACGCTCAAACTGGCTTCCTTGCGCCTTGTGGACAGTAATGCTGTACGCCAATTCACACGAGTCCAGATCTTCGGCGTTGAGTTCCTGGGCGCCTGTATCGAAGTCAACCTCCATGCGTGGACTATCAGTTTCGGGTGCGGGGTCTGAGGTTGAACCATAGGCGTTGGTGACAACACCGAGGGACCCGTTGAACAGATCACGGTCCCAGTCGTTGTAAGTGAACATCACCTTGTCGCCTTCACTGAAACCTGAATCGATCCACCTCTCCAAAAAGTAATCCACGTGGTTGTACCAAACAAGAGCTTTGCGACAGCCAAGCGCATATTTTTCGTGGAAGGCCTCGTTAATTCCCACTGTCCCACAAGAGTCTTCTCCGCGGGTCGCTGACAGGATCTGAACGTCCTCTTCGCTGTTTCCGCCCAGTTTTTCGTAAAGGTCTTCAAGAATGCCGTTTTGGTATTTGCCCTCTTTATCGAAAGAGCCTAGCAATGCACTGCCTGGGGCTGGAATAACACTGACGCCGACTCCTTTCTGGCCATCAAATTCAGGTAGTTCTGGCCACTCGCTTCTCCTGATGGCGTCGGCGACCGCCGGGATGCCTGTAGCGCCATCCTGTCGGTACACTTTGGTTAATTCAACGGTCGGAAAAATGCCACGGAAATCTTTTGTCAACAGATGGAACACCTTGCCTGGACCGATGGGTGACAACTGCTCTGCGTCCCCGACAAAGACCAGGCGACAACCAAGGGGAACCTTCTTGACGATACGGTAGGTCAGCGGTAGGTCTAGCATCGAGGCCTCATCGATGATAATTGTCGGCTTTCCGTCGAAGTCTTGCTCTTTGCTCAGAAAACCGGCGATGGTGATCGCATGGCGCTTGGTTGTTGTTGCCATACGTCGAGAGGCCCGACCGCTAAGGGCCATTTGGATCACCCTACCCCCAGCATCCTCAATACATTTATGAAGACATGTTAAAACTGAGGTTTTTCCTACACCGGCTCCCCCAGTAATGACTGACACCTGGTTCTCTAGGGCGAGTTCTACGGCTTTTTTTTGTTCATCCCCTAGGTCGTACCCTTCTTCGCCCTCAAATTCTCGTATAACACCCCTGATTCGTTCCTTATTCGCCGCATTCTCCCCAAATAATTCGTACTGCTTGATCTGAGCGAGCGCCGCCAATCCTTCCGCGACGGCTTTTTCCATGAGGAAGGCCCCCCTGGCCTGCCAGAATCGGTCATTGGTTAGGAATGCCCGTGAAGCAAAATTCTCCTTCAGGGTGCGCTCAGCGAGTTTTTCATTGCCAAGCCTCTTTTTGAGTTCATCGAAAAGGGTGTCCCTGTCAACAATCGTTGATTTCTCATCGTACTGGCAGAAGAGCGAGTCAACGATTGCGGCGTGCTGGCGCCTTACATCATCAGGCGGAATCATGAAGACGGACCGGGCAATGCCGTCGACAAGTTTCCAACCCTTTCTTTTCTTGTTGTCTTTTTTTTTCTCGTAGCTGTTTGTGAAGGCGACTAGCCGATAAGGGTCGGCCGTGACAATTTCCTTGGCTTTGTCACCCCAGCACTCATATATTTTGCGTCCCATACGCACGCCCATCTTCTCTCCTGCACGGAGCGAATCCAGCCAAGACACAACCTCGCCATAACCCATCTCGGCCCATGCTTCAATAGCTGTTCGGGCGACCTTCTCTGCGTTGCGGACCTCAGCCACCATCATGGCGTCTTCAAGCGCATGGAAATCGCCTGAGTTTAGGATGTCATGGAGATCTGTCCCAAGGTTCGCCCATAGCCGTTCAGCATATGCTTCGCCTAGTCCAGCGAACCTTGGGTTATGGGTGAGCAGGTCGACAATGTGATCGCCGCGGGGACGGAAGAGGAAGGCCTGTTGAGCTGTAATCTGCTTTTTGCCTTTATAGGTTTCCCAGGAACCGATGATGCGCCATATCTCGCGATCGTTGACACATGATTCGCGGCCAATGGCTTTGTAGTCAGCCCGGACAGTGATGGTTTTGCCTGTCGTATTGAGGTCTTTATCCAAGGTCTCCGCAAGGAAGATTGCTCCTTTGCCCACAACCCCACTCCTTGGCCATGTGAGTCTTTTTACGCGAAGTAAAACATCGACCATAGCACCCATCAGCAAGTTCATATGATTTGTTCGGTACAGAAAGTTATTGGCTCTGTTAGCGCATTGAGTTGGCAGTGTAACTAAGCGGAAACTAAAGACCTTTCGTCGTTACGCTTTTTGCGTTACGCAAAAAGTGTAACGACAAGAACGAAAATCTGTTTCGCGAACAGAGCTAAATCATCTGTCTCAATCCCATGGTAACCTGATGTTGCCGTCATTCAGCTCGGCGTCTTTGTAGCCCAGTGTTGCCAGCTTTTCATTGGCTTCATCTCGCTCCAGAGTTAGAGTCGCATTTCGTTGCTCAAGTTTCAGAATGCGGTTGTTTAGATCGCGTACCCGCTGGTCGTCCCCCCCAGATTTCCTGGAGTTTCCGCCCCACTCGGAACCGGACTTACCTGCTATTTTCAAGTCGTAGTCATCGACTAAATTTGCAAAGTCGGAGTCGACCTTAACTCGCTGGCCATCAACAGTTTTTGTCGCCTTCTGAAAGGCTGAACGTGCGAAGCCACACTCTTGCGCAACCTCGTCTCGCTTGATCGTTCCGTCAGCTTTCAGAGGTAGGTCGCCATTGCGGAGGCCTTCCTCTAGTCGCTCCTTTAGCTTCGCTAGATTCTGCGCCTTGATCTCTTGCTTCGATAGGCCTTGGGGCTTATTGCTCATCATTATCCTTTCCTCCCCTGTGGGATCGAAGCAGAGTGGTATTTTTCAGGGAACGTATTTAAACACTTGCCCGTTGTAGATCCTCTTCCATTTCCTTGTATCTGCGCCTTAATCTATCGTTTTCGCGATCTAAACTTTCATTTTCAGCTTCTACCATGACAACTTGGTTCTGGAGGTCTTGGGTAAGAGTTTCCTCGGCCTTTAATAGCGCCTTCAGCTCTTTCACGACATCTGAGGTTTTAGTGGTAGAAAGCCTATTGAGGGCCTTTATCAGCTCTACGGCCTGTTTTACATGCTTAACGTTCCATTCTTTATTCAATGAAGCGGGTGAACCTATTTTGAAGATTCCTTTGATGGTTTTACCGCGCACTTTCACTTCCAATTCGGGATCATGCCAGACTCGAAAAGCTTCTGTGCCGGATAAAACTTTCTTGTTCTTCTTAGTTGTCCACCCGGGCCAATTGTAGCCTTCTGGAACCCCTCCTTCATTGAGCCATGTTTTCAGGACAAGCACCTTGTCTTTGATGTGCCGGGTAGTTTGGTCTTTCTTTTCCTGACTGATCTGGGGCGTCTGTCCTGCTTCTCTACGAGCCATTATCTTCCTCCTGCCAGAGGGCGGCGATGCCCCTTCGGAACTTTTTGGCCCTTTCGGACTGCCAGTTCCTCATGAGAGGTGGATTGCTTTTGTTGTTAGCGACCGTCTCGCATTTCAGTGCCTGCATTTCCCAATACTGCCTAAAGCTGTCGTCTGCCAAAAATCTCTCGCAGTGGGCGCAGTTTGCGGGGTCGGAATGACTTAATCGTGTAACCTTTGCCCCATCAACTGACTTTAGGCAACAGGCCGTTTCAATGGGTTCATGCGTCTCGACGGCACAAAAGCCCCATGGCAATGGGACAATGTGCGTCTGGTGCTTTTCTAGGTAGCGTTCGATGCGGCGCTTAACATTTTGTTCGGTCAGAACGACAATCTGCTTGCGTGCAACTGCTGTAAGCTTGTCAATGGTTTTCCCGAATCGCTTTGCAAATTCACCAACATACCCACTACGATGAAACGCTACATCATTTACTATCCGATAGTTTTCTTCTGCATTGGCTTTTTCGAACACTTCGCCGGGCCTTATCTCGGTGACATAATGCATTGTTCTCTCGACTGAAGCATGGCGGAGTTGATTTAGGAGCGCTTCAAGCGACTTGAGACGATCTGAATATCTCCACATATAAAGCATGGCGAAGAATCTCCGGAACTGATGCGGTTTAAAGTCCCAGAAGGAGCCATCATCAAGAGGAGACACCTTCACGAAGGCTGCAAATCCCCTAAGCCCCTTACCCATCTCAAATGTCTTAACGCCATTGTTCTCGCCCTCTTCAGCCCATCTTCCTTGAAACCTAAAAAGGTAGGACTCCCCTGTTTTCTCACGGGCCATCTGGCTGAGTCGTTTAAGAACTTCTACCGCGCGGACAACAACTTTTGGACATGGAGTCTTGTCCCAGTTCTGAACCGTTTTTTCAATCCAGGTTTCGATCCATGCCCCATCATTCTCGAACGATATACAGTCTTCTTTGCTTGTTAAAATCTCTATGTGCCGCCGTGCAGTAAAGGCACCTATTACAATTGAACAAGCTGCGGGAAGAAGGACGTAGAGTGCATCAAAAAGACTCAGCCCATCGGAATGCATAAGCGCCGGATCAACGGGCCAAGGGCTTCCCTTGCCTTGGCTAGTGGGCCTATATTTTGCGAAGGCCTTTCGAATAAAAACCAAGCGCTTTGTAACTAGATGTGGAATGCCTTGATGAGGGCCAAACTTTTCTCTGAATTCCCTTGAGGCGGCATCGTAAATATCTTTAAGAGCAAAGAGATCGTCGCCATAAAAAAGAACCCAGCGGATCGCGCGGTCGATTAATTCTGCTGCCTGTTTCTCTGGGATTGTTCCCGTGCGGGCCCCTTCACGGCCCAAGGCATGAGCCCGTTTTTTAAGCGACTCTATGCTGCCAAAAGGCATAAAAGTAAGTTTGTCGTCGACATATTTCCTGTGCTCCCATAGGTCGAGCCACGCCCAGAGTGTATCTTCAATTGAAGCGCTAGTAATGACTTGTATTTCAGGTGGCTCAGCCATAATCTGAGTTCCATCGGGAAGCGTGTCTAGATACTTTTCCTGATTTGCTGGCTTTATCTTAAGGCCCTGCTCAAGCGCAATTTCGACACCCTTCCACGTGATCAAGGTGTCGGATCTGAGCATGTAGGGCTCACATCCAAACTCTTCACAAAAGCTAGATGCAGCAAAATGGCCTGCCGCTGTAACTGGAAAAGCATCTCCTTGTGATCTGACCTTTTGAACATGTCTATCAAACCGTTCGTGAAGGTTCATTAGTCCGCTGATTCCGTATTTGACTTCGGCGAGAAAATCATCCAAGTCCTTGAGCGTGAGTCGACCGAAACTCTTGATTCTTTTGAGGACCATCCACTGGACGAGACTTATTAGCTTCTGTACTTTGCCTTTATGAGTAGCTGGTGATGTGATGTTCGAATACGCCCTGCTTCGCATGTGGTAAGCAATCAACTGCAAAGATTTAAGGAAGGAGGCATTCTCTGGGTCGGTCAAATAGGTTCCGTCTGAGAGTAGTTGCTTCCAGCGGATTTTCTGCGGGCGGAGCGGCGAGCCAACCTTGTTCCCCAATATCCACTCGTCACTATGTAGGGCGCTGGCTAGCCAGGCCGGCTGTGCTAGTGTGTCAAGCCATGGTCGTTGGCTTCTGTTTAGGTGTTCGTCGGCTGCCGGAAAGGGCAGAACTTGTGCGAGATTTGTGTTGTTGTTTGACATTGCGTTCCCCCTTAGATGGCAGATGGTATTCCGGCGAACTTTGCACCTTCAACTTCAGTCAATGCTTCTTGGTAAACCCCTGACGTCCCCCCCTTCATCAATTTCGCCAGGGCAGTGTCGTGCAAGGTCATGTAGGGAAGCCAGATATTCTCCCAGTCAGCCGGAGAGGTCGCTGCCAGGTCGTCACTATGTTCCTGTAGATACTGGCTAAATAAGATCATGTCTTTTATGTTTTCAACGGTCGCGGGAATAAACATGCTTTTGCATGAATGGCAGCTTTCTAGTTTGTCGCATTGCGTACCTTCTTGTGTCCCTGGCTGCACTCCTGCTTTCGGGTTGAGGCACATAACTCCGAGGCCAGTACGGTGAGCTTCACTTAGAGCCTCTTCCCATTTTTCCTTTGACATTCCAAGGGCTTTGTAGCCGTTCTTGATGTCGGTGATCAGAATTGCTTCAAGAAGGTTCTGGAATTTGCGGATCGACTGCACGGCCATGATGCTTTGTGTGTATTTTCGGTTGTAACCGCTCGTCGTGTCCTGATGCTTGTGATTTGCTATCGTTTGGCCCACCAGGAGTCGACCTTCCTTCTTGATGGTTGCGTCTAAGATGATGGTACTTCTGATGAATTCCATTTTCATGGCGATTTTTTCTAGTTCGGAATGACGCTTCAGAAGCTTTTTGAAAGATTTTGTTCGGGTTGCCTTATTGAAGACCCGCATTGGTTTTGATGGATAGAGACGGGAGATGAAGAGATGATTGTGGACCTTGTCAAGGCCGCTATCCCTGTGGGTGCCATATGCTTCGCTTTGAAAAGGTCCGGTCGGCCCATGTTTTGCCATTCGCCGCAGCCGTGAGGTCATTTCCTCTATCATTTCAATGGCCCTTACGCTGCTGATGCGGTTTCTGTCGTTTACTTGGACAATCTCCTGAATGAGGGCATGACCTGCTCTTGGTTTCCAAGTAGAGAGGATTTTTTCATTTGGATCGTCCGTGTCTTGAAGGCATGGGTATGGAAGATCGTTTATGGAATCAACATTGCCTCCTGTGTCAACGAGCAAGATCACCATGGCGGCGACGTACGCATCTTTGTGAGGCTGCATCATCGGGAGAATGTCCGTTCGGCTTGCAACGCTCATGAAGAACTCTTTATTGAAGCTGTGCAGCTCCCAGTGTTGGCTGGTCGGAAGGATTCCATTCCAACGATTCTCGATTAAGCAGAGGTAACGTGAGAGGGCAACGTCTTTTGGAGTTTCCTGGTTTCTATAAAGGATTCTGGCAAGCTTTGTGTTGGATCTGTTTGAGGCCTGAAGCCACTCTTCAATGAGGGGGAGGATGCCTTTTTCATAAGAAAGGTCGCAGGACTTGAGGAGTTTCTGTCCCGCCTGGTAGGTCTCGTACCATTTTAGGAGTTCATCCTCGGCGCATCGCCTCAAGCTGGAAAGGCGCTTTTCGGTGAGGTCGGCTATATGCTTGAGATGTTCTTCCTGCGATGCCGTAATGTCAAAGCCGTCGGCTGCCAATGTTTTTAAGAAGTCATTTTTTGTTGCCTCTACTATTTCATCGCTACTGACATTCTTTTCTAGCAGGGGCTCGACAATTTTCTTTAATTCCTTCTCCGAAAAGGTAGTCGCGGGAACCTCTGCGAGGCTCTTCTTGGGGCGGTTGTTTTTATTGGCTTTCCAGCCCCGGCCTGGCTGCTTAAGGTCAATTGGCTTTGGGAGTACCCCTTCGCGGTCAAGCGCTCTGAATAGGCGGTTGATATTCCCAAAGTAGTTTTGTAGTACCCCGCCAGTCCACATCCCTGAGTGCAGCACATGCTCACGAAATCGAGTTAGCACCATCTCCATTTCTTCATGATTTGGCTTTTCTCCATCCATTAGCTTTCGACTGATATTTAGATAGCCTGGTGCGCCGTTGCTGGCCTGTTCGATCCAGAACTCAAGAAACGCGCAGATAGAAAAGAATGAATTCTGTGTTGTGG
Coding sequences:
- a CDS encoding AAA family ATPase, with the protein product MGKGAIFLAETLDKDLNTTGKTITVRADYKAIGRESCVNDREIWRIIGSWETYKGKKQITAQQAFLFRPRGDHIVDLLTHNPRFAGLGEAYAERLWANLGTDLHDILNSGDFHALEDAMMVAEVRNAEKVARTAIEAWAEMGYGEVVSWLDSLRAGEKMGVRMGRKIYECWGDKAKEIVTADPYRLVAFTNSYEKKKDNKKRKGWKLVDGIARSVFMIPPDDVRRQHAAIVDSLFCQYDEKSTIVDRDTLFDELKKRLGNEKLAERTLKENFASRAFLTNDRFWQARGAFLMEKAVAEGLAALAQIKQYELFGENAANKERIRGVIREFEGEEGYDLGDEQKKAVELALENQVSVITGGAGVGKTSVLTCLHKCIEDAGGRVIQMALSGRASRRMATTTKRHAITIAGFLSKEQDFDGKPTIIIDEASMLDLPLTYRIVKKVPLGCRLVFVGDAEQLSPIGPGKVFHLLTKDFRGIFPTVELTKVYRQDGATGIPAVADAIRRSEWPELPEFDGQKGVGVSVIPAPGSALLGSFDKEGKYQNGILEDLYEKLGGNSEEDVQILSATRGEDSCGTVGINEAFHEKYALGCRKALVWYNHVDYFLERWIDSGFSEGDKVMFTYNDWDRDLFNGSLGVVTNAYGSTSDPAPETDSPRMEVDFDTGAQELNAEDLDSCELAYSITVHKAQGSQFERVIIPIRKGNLLDRSLIYTAITRGVKQVVLVGDIEAAANAVRSEAHADKRQVGLGHLLKLEVHSYSRNAFDQPHAQGS